In Flavobacterium sp. WV_118_3, one DNA window encodes the following:
- a CDS encoding ABC transporter substrate-binding protein, whose product MSIPTKIGILIPQSKQYKTLDRDFIRGIKLNNLNVQYYVESIGIGANEQLIIDKIQKLYFQEGINIIIGFFGHHNMQRVYEYASDNDILLLASDIGATVPYAMKKQKGICINSYGLTESCYLLGQHFSDKQYDKIASSTSYYDSGYGMLSAMENALNKSDITISGHYITPFYPRENEAECMQLTLEHYNPEVVFAFYSGLYAEENASFINHNKVSQKYTFYTTPFAINETIVNEYQNNNLPLYVVASWFENFARTSDCTFHEQFKAQYDEPASVFAMLGYENGAVLAKLLETVDQTDTRTLLQYINTIQVEGPRGMIQFHPETNRTKFDHYIYKLERHSDDQVFFDRVETLVNEGHFIEEVTQQEMPPKIGGWQNAYLCH is encoded by the coding sequence ATGAGTATACCAACAAAAATAGGAATCCTGATCCCGCAGTCCAAACAGTATAAAACCTTGGACAGGGATTTTATTCGTGGTATCAAGCTGAACAACCTAAACGTTCAATATTATGTTGAAAGTATCGGAATCGGCGCCAACGAACAATTGATCATTGATAAAATCCAGAAGCTTTATTTCCAGGAAGGCATCAACATTATTATCGGTTTCTTCGGACATCACAATATGCAACGCGTATATGAATATGCTTCCGATAACGACATACTGTTACTGGCTTCCGATATTGGCGCTACGGTACCCTATGCAATGAAAAAGCAAAAAGGTATCTGCATTAACTCGTACGGTCTGACCGAATCCTGTTATCTGCTAGGACAACACTTTTCGGACAAACAATACGATAAAATTGCCAGTTCCACTTCGTATTACGATTCGGGCTACGGAATGCTATCGGCTATGGAAAACGCTTTAAACAAAAGTGATATTACCATTTCCGGACATTATATCACGCCTTTTTATCCGCGTGAAAATGAAGCGGAATGTATGCAACTTACCTTAGAGCATTATAATCCGGAAGTTGTTTTTGCCTTTTACAGCGGTTTATATGCCGAAGAAAATGCTTCTTTTATCAATCATAACAAAGTTTCCCAGAAATACACCTTTTACACCACTCCATTCGCCATAAACGAAACCATCGTAAACGAATACCAGAACAACAACCTGCCACTCTATGTAGTGGCTTCGTGGTTTGAAAACTTTGCCCGTACTTCCGATTGTACTTTTCACGAACAGTTTAAAGCACAATATGACGAACCGGCAAGTGTATTTGCGATGTTAGGTTATGAAAACGGAGCCGTATTGGCTAAACTTCTTGAAACAGTTGATCAAACAGATACCCGTACCCTTTTACAGTATATCAACACGATACAAGTAGAAGGCCCACGAGGCATGATTCAATTCCATCCGGAAACGAATCGTACAAAATTTGATCATTACATATACAAATTGGAACGTCACTCCGACGATCAGGTATTTTTCGACCGTGTAGAGACACTTGTAAACGAAGGACACTTTATCGAAGAAGTAACGCAACAAGAGATGCCCCCAAAAATCGGTGGATGGCAAAATGCCTATTTATGTCATTAA
- a CDS encoding T9SS type A sorting domain-containing protein produces the protein MKQRLLATLVFLCTFFVQQSTKAQTLGPGDIAFIGYDFGTVDGFSFIALKPLPAGETIYFSEQGWTATGWATNTETHLRWVIPSTVPCGTIISIIETGPDSFTVTGTSGVTIALNSNFNLSAGDQILAYQSTSGVAPANPIFIAGVHGDYNNTNYDPVTTWNASNEAGTAESIVPTGLTNGVNCISLFPAPGPESANNKYTGTLTGTAAALRASINTAANWAHNGSNTLGITPAGYATPNVNCTVIVNPTVVTTAATNVGAVKATLGGNVTADGGATVTERGIVWALGGNPTTSDNKVTIGSGTGVFSSVVAALPAATTIHVRAFATNSNGTAYGNDLSFTTGTALGATSSFTTVSCNGGGNGTATVVASGGVTPYTYSWAPSGGTNATATGLPVGVYTCTITDNEGTFITRSVTITQPTAMSAVTSKTNVSCNGGGNGTATIVTSGGTPPYTYSWAPSGGTAATATGLSVGNYTVTVTDANACTITRGFTITQPTAMAVTTSRTDLTCNGGSNGIASVNVTGGVPPYTYSWAPSGGTASMATGLAAGTYTCTITDSNSCTATRNFTISQPTALVVTASSQTNIACNGGSNGSATVAVSGGVPGYTYSWAPSGGTAATATGLAAGTYTCTVTDANACTKTQTFTITQPATFTATSSFTSVSCNGGSNGTATVVPSGGTGPYTYSWAPSGGTAATASGLAVGVYTCTITDANACSITRSVTITQPTALTSTASTTSVACNGGSNGVATINVSGGTAPYTYSWAPSGGTAATASGLAVGVYTVTVTDANACTLTRSFTITQPTALTATTSSTNVACNGGTNGTATVNVSGGTPGYTYSWAPSGGTAATASGLVAGTYTCTITDANACSITRTFTITQPAALTASGSTTAVSCNGGANGTATVTPSGGTGPYTYSWAPTGGTAATATGLAVGVYTCTITDANACTTTRSVTITQPTAMAITTSRTDLACNGGSNGIASVNVTGGTAPYTYSWAPSGGTASMATGLAAGTYTCTITDNNGCTATRNFTINQPTALAVTISSQTNVACNGGTNGSATVSVTGGVPGYTYSWAPTGGTAATATGLAAGTYTCTVTDANACTKTQTVTIVAPNAITATTSSTNVSCNGGSNGTATVVAAGGVGPYTYSWAPTGGTAATATGLAVGVYTVTITDANACSITRSVTITQPTAITVTTASTNVSCNGGSNGTASVVPAGGVAPYTYSWAPSGGTAATATGLAVGVYTVTITDANACTTTRSITITQPTAITATTASTSVSCNGGSNGTASVVVSGGVGPYTYSWAPSGGTAATATGLVAGTYTVTITDSNACSITRSITINQPTVLTTTASSTSVSCNGGSNGTATVVPAGGTGPYTYSWAPSGGTAATATGLAVGVYTVTVTDANACTATRSVTITQPTAITATTASTNVSCNGGSNGTATVVPAGGTGPYTYSWAPSGGTAATATGLVAGTYTVTITDANTCFITRSITITQPSALVATASAQTNVACNGGTNGSATVAVTGGVGPYTYAWAPTGGTAATATGLAAGTYTVTVTDANACSTTRSFTITQPTALVATASAQTNVACNGGTNGSATVAVTGGTGAYTYVWAPTGGTAATATGLAAGTYTVTVTDANACSTTRSFTITQPTALVATASAQTNVACNGGTNGSATVAVTGGTGPYTYAWAPTGGTAATATGLAAGTYTVTVTDANACSTTRSFTITQPTALVATASAQTNVACNGGTNGSATVAVTGGTGAYTYVWAPTGGTAATATGLAAGTYTVTVTDANACSTTQSFTITQPTALVATASAQTNVACNGGTNGSATVAVTGGTGAYTYVWAPTGGTAATATGLAAGTYTVTVTDANACSTTQSFTITQPTALVATASAQTNVACNGGSNGSATVAVTGGTGTYTYVWAPTGGTAATATGLAAGTYTVTVTDANACTTTQSFTITQPTALVATASAQTNVACNGGSNGSATVAVTGGTGTYTYSWAPTGGTAATATGLAAGTYTVTVTDANACSTTQSFTITQPTALVATASAQTNVACNGGTNGSATVAVTGGTGAYTYVWAPTGGTAATATGLAAGTYTVTVTDANACTTTESFTITEPGATTVTAQPTNSTITAGGNATFTVTATNATSYQWQMSTNGTTWNNISNGGTNPVVSGATTNTLTLTGVPASYNGHQFRAVVANGTCASVNSNAGTLTVNNLVITAVNDDFSANPVVNATGGVAGDVTANDLLGGAPVNDNAITITLVNNGGLTGVTIDANGNVNVPAASAQGTYTLTYSICEIANSTNCSTATAIVVVAPPMGVADFNAASVSIFPNPAVTTVTIKMMNNYSNASVTVFDMNGRQVIRQNLHNEESSINVDQLEAGVYIFNIVTDQGKTTKRVIKTNK, from the coding sequence ATGAAGCAGAGATTACTCGCAACCCTCGTATTTCTCTGTACATTTTTTGTACAGCAGAGTACCAAAGCGCAAACCCTCGGCCCTGGAGACATCGCCTTTATCGGCTATGATTTCGGGACAGTCGATGGATTTTCATTTATTGCGCTCAAACCCCTTCCTGCCGGAGAAACGATTTACTTTTCCGAACAGGGTTGGACAGCAACAGGCTGGGCCACAAATACGGAAACCCACTTACGATGGGTTATCCCTTCTACGGTGCCTTGCGGAACGATTATTTCGATAATCGAAACTGGGCCAGATTCTTTTACCGTAACCGGTACTTCCGGGGTAACTATCGCTCTAAATTCGAACTTTAACCTATCGGCTGGTGACCAGATTTTGGCTTACCAAAGTACTAGCGGTGTAGCGCCAGCAAACCCTATCTTTATTGCTGGTGTTCACGGTGACTACAACAATACGAACTACGACCCGGTTACAACCTGGAATGCTTCAAACGAAGCCGGTACAGCCGAAAGTATTGTTCCTACAGGACTTACCAATGGTGTAAACTGTATTTCGCTTTTCCCGGCTCCGGGTCCTGAATCTGCTAATAACAAATATACAGGAACCTTAACCGGAACAGCTGCGGCATTAAGAGCCAGTATTAACACGGCTGCTAACTGGGCACATAACGGATCCAATACGCTTGGTATTACACCAGCAGGTTATGCCACGCCAAACGTTAACTGTACTGTAATTGTAAACCCAACGGTTGTTACAACTGCAGCAACCAATGTTGGAGCTGTAAAAGCTACTTTAGGAGGTAATGTAACAGCCGACGGTGGTGCAACTGTTACTGAAAGAGGAATTGTTTGGGCATTGGGTGGAAACCCAACTACATCCGACAATAAAGTAACTATTGGATCTGGTACCGGAGTTTTTAGCTCTGTAGTAGCAGCGTTACCAGCAGCTACTACGATTCACGTAAGAGCTTTCGCTACGAACTCGAACGGAACAGCTTATGGAAATGACCTTTCTTTTACAACTGGTACCGCTTTAGGTGCCACATCATCATTCACTACTGTTTCTTGTAACGGTGGTGGTAACGGTACTGCTACAGTAGTAGCTTCCGGTGGTGTAACACCATATACCTATTCATGGGCTCCTTCAGGAGGTACAAATGCTACTGCTACTGGTTTACCAGTTGGCGTTTACACTTGTACGATTACTGATAACGAAGGAACTTTTATTACTCGTAGTGTAACAATCACACAGCCAACAGCGATGTCGGCAGTGACTTCAAAAACGAATGTGAGCTGTAATGGTGGTGGTAATGGTACCGCTACAATAGTTACTTCAGGAGGTACTCCTCCTTATACCTATTCATGGGCTCCATCGGGAGGTACAGCTGCAACAGCAACCGGTTTATCGGTAGGAAACTATACAGTTACCGTTACCGATGCTAATGCATGTACGATCACTCGTGGTTTCACGATTACACAACCAACAGCTATGGCGGTTACCACTTCAAGAACAGATCTTACCTGTAACGGAGGTTCAAACGGTATCGCTAGTGTTAACGTAACCGGAGGTGTTCCTCCTTATACGTATTCATGGGCTCCATCAGGAGGTACTGCTTCTATGGCCACAGGTTTAGCTGCTGGTACATACACTTGTACCATCACCGATTCAAATTCATGTACGGCAACAAGAAACTTTACAATCAGCCAGCCAACGGCATTAGTAGTTACTGCATCTTCACAAACGAATATTGCCTGTAACGGAGGATCAAACGGTTCGGCTACTGTAGCTGTGTCCGGAGGTGTTCCTGGTTATACCTATTCATGGGCTCCATCTGGTGGAACAGCTGCAACAGCTACTGGTTTAGCAGCAGGTACCTATACCTGTACCGTAACCGATGCAAATGCTTGTACGAAAACTCAAACCTTTACTATTACACAACCGGCTACTTTTACTGCTACCAGTTCCTTTACTTCCGTTTCCTGTAATGGGGGTTCTAACGGAACTGCAACAGTAGTTCCTTCAGGAGGAACCGGACCGTATACGTATTCATGGGCTCCATCAGGGGGAACAGCGGCAACAGCTAGCGGTTTAGCTGTAGGGGTTTATACTTGTACCATTACGGATGCGAATGCATGTAGTATTACAAGATCAGTTACCATCACACAACCGACAGCTCTAACTTCTACAGCATCTACTACAAGTGTTGCTTGTAACGGTGGATCAAATGGTGTTGCTACGATTAACGTTTCTGGAGGAACTGCTCCTTATACCTATTCATGGGCTCCATCTGGTGGAACAGCAGCAACAGCTTCTGGTTTAGCGGTAGGAGTTTATACCGTTACGGTTACCGATGCGAATGCTTGTACTTTAACAAGATCATTCACAATCACGCAACCAACGGCTTTAACGGCTACTACTTCTTCTACAAATGTTGCTTGTAATGGTGGTACTAACGGTACTGCAACGGTTAACGTTTCAGGTGGTACTCCGGGATATACCTATTCATGGGCGCCTTCAGGAGGGACCGCTGCAACAGCTTCTGGTTTAGTTGCAGGTACTTATACCTGTACCATTACGGATGCGAATGCATGTAGTATTACAAGAACATTTACAATCACACAACCGGCTGCTTTAACAGCTTCTGGTTCTACCACAGCTGTTTCTTGTAATGGCGGTGCCAACGGTACAGCTACTGTAACACCTTCAGGTGGTACAGGACCTTATACTTACTCATGGGCTCCTACAGGAGGTACAGCAGCTACCGCTACTGGTTTAGCTGTGGGTGTATATACCTGTACGATTACAGATGCTAATGCTTGTACTACTACAAGATCAGTTACCATTACACAACCAACCGCTATGGCCATTACCACTTCCAGAACAGATCTTGCCTGTAACGGAGGTTCTAATGGTATCGCTAGTGTTAACGTAACTGGAGGAACTGCTCCATATACCTATTCATGGGCTCCGTCTGGAGGTACAGCTTCAATGGCTACAGGACTTGCAGCCGGTACTTATACTTGTACAATCACCGATAACAATGGTTGTACAGCAACAAGAAACTTTACAATCAACCAGCCAACGGCATTAGCTGTTACTATATCTTCACAAACGAATGTTGCTTGTAACGGAGGAACTAATGGTTCGGCTACTGTTAGCGTAACAGGAGGTGTTCCTGGTTATACCTATTCATGGGCTCCTACAGGAGGTACAGCTGCTACCGCTACTGGTTTAGCCGCAGGTACTTATACATGTACTGTAACCGATGCTAACGCTTGTACTAAAACACAAACAGTTACCATCGTAGCACCAAATGCAATAACTGCCACTACTTCATCTACCAACGTTTCTTGTAACGGTGGATCGAACGGAACAGCTACTGTTGTTGCTGCAGGTGGTGTTGGACCTTATACCTATTCATGGGCTCCTACAGGAGGTACAGCTGCTACCGCTACTGGTTTAGCTGTGGGTGTATATACCGTTACGATTACGGATGCGAACGCTTGTTCTATCACTAGATCAGTTACTATTACACAACCAACTGCTATTACCGTGACTACTGCTTCGACTAACGTTTCTTGTAACGGTGGTTCTAACGGAACAGCTTCTGTAGTTCCGGCTGGTGGTGTTGCGCCATACACGTATTCATGGGCTCCGTCAGGAGGTACAGCTGCTACCGCTACTGGTTTAGCTGTGGGTGTATATACGGTTACGATTACAGATGCTAACGCTTGTACTACTACAAGATCAATCACCATCACGCAGCCTACTGCTATTACAGCTACTACTGCTTCGACTAGCGTTTCTTGTAACGGTGGATCGAATGGTACAGCTTCAGTTGTTGTTTCAGGTGGTGTTGGACCGTATACTTATTCATGGGCTCCATCGGGAGGTACAGCTGCTACTGCTACTGGTTTAGTTGCCGGTACTTACACTGTAACTATTACGGATTCAAATGCATGTTCAATCACTAGATCTATTACTATCAACCAGCCTACAGTTTTAACGACTACTGCTTCTTCCACAAGTGTTTCTTGTAACGGTGGATCAAATGGTACTGCTACTGTAGTTCCGGCAGGTGGAACAGGACCTTACACGTATTCATGGGCTCCATCAGGAGGTACAGCTGCAACCGCTACTGGTTTAGCTGTGGGTGTATATACGGTTACAGTTACAGATGCTAACGCTTGTACAGCTACAAGATCGGTAACTATTACACAACCTACCGCTATCACTGCTACAACTGCTTCAACTAACGTTTCTTGTAACGGTGGTTCTAACGGTACGGCTACTGTAGTTCCGGCAGGTGGAACAGGACCTTACACGTATTCTTGGGCTCCATCAGGGGGTACAGCTGCTACTGCTACTGGTTTAGTTGCCGGTACTTACACTGTAACCATTACAGATGCTAATACTTGTTTTATAACAAGATCAATCACGATTACTCAGCCTAGTGCTTTAGTAGCTACAGCTTCGGCTCAAACTAACGTAGCTTGTAACGGTGGAACTAACGGTTCGGCTACGGTTGCTGTAACAGGTGGTGTTGGACCATATACATATGCTTGGGCTCCTACAGGAGGTACTGCTGCTACCGCTACTGGTTTAGCTGCGGGTACTTATACTGTAACGGTTACCGATGCTAACGCATGTTCTACTACACGTTCATTCACGATTACACAACCAACTGCTTTAGTGGCTACAGCTTCGGCTCAAACTAACGTGGCTTGTAACGGTGGAACTAACGGTTCGGCTACTGTTGCTGTAACAGGTGGAACAGGTGCTTACACTTACGTTTGGGCTCCTACAGGAGGTACTGCTGCTACCGCTACTGGTTTAGCTGCGGGTACTTACACTGTTACGGTTACCGATGCTAACGCATGTTCTACTACACGTTCATTCACGATTACACAACCAACTGCTTTAGTGGCTACAGCTTCGGCTCAAACTAACGTAGCTTGTAATGGTGGAACTAACGGTTCGGCTACTGTTGCTGTAACAGGTGGAACTGGACCATATACATATGCTTGGGCTCCTACAGGAGGTACTGCTGCTACCGCTACTGGTTTAGCTGCGGGTACTTATACTGTAACGGTTACCGATGCTAACGCATGTTCTACTACACGTTCATTCACGATTACACAACCAACTGCTTTAGTGGCTACAGCTTCGGCTCAAACTAACGTGGCTTGTAACGGTGGAACTAACGGTTCGGCTACTGTTGCTGTAACAGGTGGAACAGGTGCTTACACTTACGTTTGGGCTCCTACAGGAGGTACTGCTGCTACCGCTACTGGTTTAGCTGCGGGTACTTACACTGTTACGGTTACCGATGCGAATGCATGTTCTACAACGCAGTCATTTACAATTACACAACCAACTGCTTTAGTGGCTACAGCTTCGGCTCAAACTAACGTGGCTTGTAACGGTGGAACTAACGGTTCGGCTACTGTTGCTGTAACGGGTGGAACAGGTGCTTACACTTACGTTTGGGCGCCAACAGGTGGAACTGCTGCTACCGCTACTGGTTTAGCTGCGGGTACTTACACTGTTACGGTTACCGATGCGAATGCATGTTCTACAACGCAGTCATTTACAATTACACAACCAACTGCTTTAGTGGCTACAGCTTCGGCTCAAACTAACGTGGCTTGTAACGGTGGATCTAACGGTTCGGCTACTGTTGCTGTAACAGGTGGAACAGGTACTTATACTTACGTTTGGGCGCCAACAGGTGGAACTGCTGCTACCGCTACTGGTTTAGCTGCGGGTACTTATACTGTAACGGTTACCGATGCGAATGCATGTACAACTACACAGTCATTTACAATTACACAACCAACTGCTTTAGTGGCTACAGCTTCGGCTCAAACTAACGTGGCTTGTAACGGTGGATCTAACGGTTCGGCTACTGTTGCTGTAACAGGTGGAACTGGAACATATACATATTCATGGGCTCCAACAGGAGGTACTGCTGCTACCGCTACTGGTTTAGCTGCGGGTACGTATACTGTTACGGTTACCGATGCGAATGCATGTTCTACAACGCAGTCATTTACAATTACACAACCAACTGCTTTAGTGGCTACAGCTTCGGCTCAAACTAACGTGGCTTGTAACGGTGGAACTAACGGTTCGGCTACTGTTGCCGTAACGGGTGGAACAGGTGCTTACACTTACGTTTGGGCTCCAACAGGAGGTACTGCTGCTACCGCTACTGGTTTAGCTGCGGGTACTTATACTGTAACGGTTACCGATGCGAATGCATGTACAACTACAGAGTCGTTCACAATTACGGAACCAGGTGCTACTACCGTAACGGCTCAACCTACCAACAGTACGATCACTGCTGGTGGAAATGCTACGTTTACAGTAACAGCTACAAATGCTACTTCTTATCAGTGGCAAATGAGTACTAATGGTACAACTTGGAATAACATTAGTAATGGTGGTACAAACCCTGTTGTTTCTGGTGCTACAACCAATACATTAACATTAACAGGAGTACCGGCTTCTTACAACGGACACCAGTTCCGAGCTGTTGTTGCTAACGGTACTTGTGCTTCTGTGAACTCAAATGCAGGAACATTAACTGTAAACAACCTTGTGATCACTGCGGTTAACGATGACTTCTCTGCGAATCCGGTAGTAAATGCTACAGGTGGTGTTGCAGGAGATGTTACCGCGAATGACCTTTTAGGTGGTGCGCCAGTTAACGACAATGCTATCACAATCACTTTAGTTAACAATGGTGGATTAACCGGAGTTACTATCGATGCAAACGGAAATGTAAACGTACCGGCTGCTTCAGCTCAGGGAACCTATACATTAACGTATTCAATCTGTGAGATTGCTAACAGCACAAACTGTAGTACTGCTACTGCAATTGTGGTTGTTGCACCTCCAATGGGTGTTGCCGATTTCAACGCAGCTTCTGTAAGTATCTTCCCTAACCCGGCAGTTACAACAGTAACCATTAAAATGATGAATAACTACTCTAATGCAAGTGTAACGGTGTTCGATATGAACGGACGTCAGGTAATTCGCCAGAACTTACATAATGAGGAAAGCAGCATCAATGTTGACCAACTTGAAGCAGGAGTGTATATCTTTAACATCGTAACCGATCAAGGTAAAACGACGAAGAGAGTAATCAAAACGAATAAATAA
- the pepT gene encoding peptidase T: MQHIIDRFISYVTVDTESDPNSDTTPSTAKQWDLANQLVEELKAIGMEEVTIDANAYIMATLPSNVEHEVPTIGFISHFDTTPDFTGANIKPQIVENYDGKDIILNKEQNIVLSPGYFKDLLQYKGQTLITTDGTTLLGADDKAGITEIVTAMEYLINNPEIKHGKIRIGFTPDEEIGRGAHKFDVEKFAADWAYTMDGSQIGELEYENFNAAGAKLTFSGKSVHPGYAKGKMINSMLLANKFISKLPKHETPQETKGYEGFFHVTGINGSIEETKVELIIRDHDRKKFEKRKKTVEKIAAKINKKFAKQFGGPIVSCEIKDSYYNMREKVEPVIHIVEVAEKAMKELGIKPIIKPIRGGTDGCQLSYMGLPCPNIFAGGHNFHGKYEYVPVESMQKAVEVIVKIAELTAEKK, from the coding sequence ATGCAACATATTATTGATCGTTTTATCAGTTATGTAACTGTTGACACCGAATCTGATCCGAATTCCGATACCACTCCAAGTACAGCCAAACAATGGGATTTGGCCAATCAATTAGTTGAAGAGTTAAAAGCCATTGGTATGGAAGAGGTAACCATCGACGCCAATGCGTATATCATGGCTACCCTACCGAGTAATGTGGAACACGAGGTACCGACTATCGGTTTTATTTCACATTTTGATACCACTCCCGATTTTACCGGAGCGAATATCAAACCACAGATCGTAGAAAACTACGACGGAAAAGACATTATCTTAAACAAAGAGCAAAACATTGTATTATCGCCAGGTTACTTTAAAGATTTGTTGCAATACAAAGGACAAACGCTTATCACTACCGATGGAACGACGCTTTTAGGAGCCGACGATAAAGCGGGAATTACCGAGATTGTAACCGCTATGGAATACCTGATCAATAATCCGGAAATCAAACACGGAAAGATTCGTATTGGCTTTACACCGGATGAAGAAATTGGTCGTGGCGCGCATAAATTTGACGTTGAAAAATTTGCTGCCGACTGGGCGTATACGATGGACGGAAGTCAGATTGGCGAGTTGGAATATGAAAACTTTAATGCTGCCGGAGCCAAACTAACTTTTAGCGGAAAAAGCGTTCACCCGGGGTATGCGAAAGGGAAGATGATCAACTCAATGTTGTTGGCCAACAAATTCATTTCCAAGTTACCGAAACACGAAACGCCACAGGAAACCAAAGGTTACGAAGGCTTTTTTCACGTAACCGGAATTAACGGTAGTATCGAAGAAACGAAAGTAGAATTGATTATCCGTGATCACGACCGTAAAAAATTCGAAAAACGCAAAAAGACCGTTGAAAAAATCGCGGCCAAGATCAATAAAAAATTCGCAAAACAATTCGGCGGACCGATTGTTAGCTGTGAAATTAAAGACAGCTACTACAACATGCGTGAAAAGGTAGAACCGGTCATCCACATTGTAGAAGTTGCTGAAAAAGCGATGAAAGAATTGGGTATCAAACCGATCATCAAACCGATTCGCGGGGGAACCGATGGTTGTCAGTTATCGTACATGGGACTACCCTGTCCGAATATCTTTGCCGGTGGTCATAATTTCCACGGAAAATACGAATATGTACCGGTAGAAAGTATGCAAAAAGCGGTAGAAGTTATCGTAAAAATAGCCGAACTAACGGCCGAAAAAAAATAA
- a CDS encoding DUF1801 domain-containing protein, translated as MDEKHKWDKVNQWEEELDYLKTILLQTELVETTKWGGPTYTYNGKNVLGIGGFKSYVGIWFFNGIFLKDPHKVLVNAQEGVTKALRQWRFQSKTEMDEKLILQYVQEAIANEKAGIHFKPEKKEALQSEYLQQQLAQDSNLQNAFSQFTPYKQKEFIEYIATAKQEKTKLNRFEKIKPMILAGIGLNDKYR; from the coding sequence GTGGATGAAAAACACAAATGGGACAAGGTAAACCAATGGGAAGAAGAGCTGGATTATTTAAAAACCATCCTACTTCAGACCGAACTGGTCGAAACCACCAAATGGGGCGGCCCGACCTATACCTATAACGGCAAAAACGTATTGGGTATTGGTGGATTTAAATCCTATGTCGGCATTTGGTTTTTCAACGGAATCTTCCTAAAAGATCCGCATAAAGTTTTGGTTAACGCCCAGGAAGGCGTTACCAAAGCTTTACGCCAATGGCGCTTCCAATCGAAAACCGAAATGGACGAAAAACTGATTTTACAGTATGTCCAGGAAGCCATTGCAAATGAAAAGGCCGGTATCCATTTTAAGCCGGAAAAAAAAGAAGCGTTACAATCGGAATACCTGCAACAGCAATTAGCACAGGATTCGAATCTACAAAATGCTTTTTCTCAATTTACCCCATATAAACAAAAAGAATTCATCGAATATATAGCTACTGCTAAGCAGGAAAAAACCAAATTAAATCGGTTTGAGAAGATCAAACCTATGATTTTGGCAGGTATAGGACTAAATGATAAATATCGTTAA
- a CDS encoding tail fiber protein yields MEQIIGQIQAFGFGFAPAQWAFCDGQIMSIAQNTALFSLIGTTFGGNGQTTFALPDLRGRSIVHPGTGPGLTNIQWGQSGGAESITLTTSNIPPHVHQLVPGTGAGQVNIQTVIHTNPGNPTNESDNGGNSFGTGGAAPNTYSEPPFSGADKVGNITTSISGTTGITGSGLPFSIRSPYLGIYTSIALYGIFPSRN; encoded by the coding sequence ATGGAACAAATTATTGGACAAATCCAGGCTTTCGGATTTGGTTTCGCACCTGCACAATGGGCATTTTGTGATGGACAGATCATGTCAATCGCGCAAAACACAGCATTATTTTCTCTAATCGGAACTACTTTTGGAGGAAATGGACAAACTACATTTGCTTTACCTGACTTAAGAGGGCGTTCTATTGTTCACCCAGGAACAGGACCAGGTTTAACAAACATCCAATGGGGACAATCCGGAGGAGCTGAATCAATTACTTTAACAACCTCTAACATTCCACCTCACGTACACCAATTAGTGCCGGGAACAGGAGCAGGTCAGGTAAATATTCAAACGGTAATTCATACTAACCCTGGAAATCCAACCAACGAATCCGACAACGGAGGCAACAGTTTTGGTACAGGTGGAGCTGCGCCAAACACCTATAGCGAGCCGCCATTTAGTGGTGCAGATAAAGTAGGAAATATTACTACGTCTATTAGCGGAACTACCGGTATTACCGGAAGTGGTTTACCGTTTTCGATTCGTAGTCCTTATTTAGGAATCTATACCAGCATCGCATTATACGGTATTTTCCCTTCTCGTAATTAA